A genomic stretch from Deinococcus wulumuqiensis R12 includes:
- a CDS encoding ribbon-helix-helix domain-containing protein produces the protein MTNSITRISATLPEELRAFLTSYQERHQLESRSAALAEAIRALRERELEQAYRELGAAQAAGLETYPPDNLDGLERF, from the coding sequence ATGACTAATAGTATTACTCGAATCAGTGCCACACTCCCTGAAGAACTGCGGGCATTCCTGACCAGTTATCAGGAACGCCACCAGCTTGAAAGCCGCAGTGCTGCTCTGGCTGAAGCTATCCGTGCTTTGCGTGAGCGCGAGCTTGAACAGGCGTACCGGGAGTTAGGTGCAGCCCAGGCCGCTGGACTAGAAACTTATCCACCAGATAATCTCGATGGCCTGGAGCGCTTTTGA